TCGGCGGCATACTCTCGCTTATTATCGCCTTTTTTGCCTTCAGATTGAAGGCACTTTCCGGAAGCGGCGCCGTAGGAACTGTTCTGGTCGGCACGATTGTCTTTGGATTCGGCGGAATACTTTTCGCCGTTCCCTTAATCTTTTTCTTTGTAAGCTCGAATCTTCTTTCGGCAATAAGAACAGCCCGGAAAAATTCGGTAATCAGTATATTGGGGAAGAGTGGGCCGCGTGACTTGAAACAGGTTCTTGCCAATAGCGCGGCGGCTGCGGCTATGGTTCCCATTTATGCCATTACCGGCGAAATATTCTGGTTTTTTCTTTATCTGGCGGCGGTCTCTGAGGCCGCGGCCGATACTTGGGCAACCGAATTGGGGACGCTCTCAAAGCACAGTCCGATATCAATTGTCACTTTCCGAAAAATCGATCCCGGTCTCTCGGGCGGTGTGACCGTTTTGGGAACTCTGGGGGCAATGGTGGGGGCGGCGGCCACTGTTGGCAGCGGCTATCTGACCATGATGCTGATGAATCAGAAAATGAATATTGCAGATATGGCATGGCCGGTAGTCATGCTTTTCGGTTTTATCGGCTCATTGAGTGATTCTTTCATTGGCGGGGCGTGGCAGGGGCAGTACCGCTGCTCAATCTGCGGGAAGATCGTTGAAAGAACTCTCCATTGCGGGCGGGAGACAATTCTACACCACGGTTATCGTTTTATCGGCAATGATCTGGTCAACTTTTTCGGCACCGTCTCAGGCATGCTGCTGGTCGGGCTGTTCTTGAAGGTTCTCATACAATTTTGAGTGGAGTTTCCCAGTCTGCGGCCAATTGTTCTTGTCATAGTATCCTTATAATGTGGACTGGAAAACGTGATAATTCGGGAGAAGTTATAAATGGATTTTGAATTCAATGAAGATCAACTGGCGGTGCAGTCGCTTTGCCGCGATTTTGCCCGGAAAAATATCGCCCCCGATATTAAGGAAAATGACCGGGAGCAGAAATTTGACCCATCCATTTTGAAGAAGATGGCGGAGTTGAACATTCTTGGGCTCTGTTTTCCGGAAAAATACGGCGGCGCGGGAATGGATTATATCTCGCTCGGCCTGGCCTGCGAGGAATTGGAATATGTTGACACCTCCGCCCGAGTGATTCTTTCGGTGCATATCGGGCTCAATTCGCTGACTCTTCTTTCCTGGGGCAACCAATTCCAGAAGGAAAAATATCTTGTGCCGCAGGTGAAAGGGGAGAAGATTGCCACTTTTGGCCTGACGGAACCGAACGCCGGATCTGATGTGGTCGGCATCCAGAGCACGGCTGTTAAGAAGGGGGGCAAGTATATCCTGAACGGCGAGAAAATGTGGATAAGTCTGGCCGATGTGGCCGACAATTTTCTTATTTTTGCTTGGAGCGACCAGGAGAAGAAAAGGCTTCGCGACCACAGCGGGATAAGCTGCTTTATAGTCGAGCGCTCGTTTTCCGGTGTAAGCAGCGGCCCCATTCATGGTAAGCTTGGAATCCGGGCCGGCAATACCGGCTGGATCGCGCTGCAGGATGTGGAAGTCCCCGAGGAAAATCGTCTGGGCCATGAGGGTGAGGGATTTGGAATTGCCATGTTTTGTTTGGAGCAGGGACGGTACACGGTGGCGGCCGGATCAACCGGACTGATAAAGGCCTGTCTTGATGCCTCTATCCAATACTCGTTCACGCGGAAAACATTTCAAGCGCCGATTGCGGAGCACCAGTTGGTAAAAGAGATGATAGCCAATATGGAAGGGGGTTACCAATATGCCCGTCTTCTCTGGCTTAAAGCCGGCTGGCTAAGGAATAAAGGGTTGCGAAGCACAAGAGAAACTTCGCTGGCCAAGTGGATTGCCTGTCAGGAGGCGGAAAAAGCCTCGGCCGATGCGGTCCAGGTTCACGGCGCCTATGGCTATTCCGACGAATATCCGGTGGAAAGGTTCTACCGCAATTCCAAGGGAGCATCGATATATGAAGGGACGCGGGAGATTCATAAGCTGATGCAAGCCGATTACACCCTTGGTTTCCGGGTTGATAAACCGCGCCGCTGTAACCTGCCCTCGTGGCCATTCCCGGAAAACG
The Candidatus Zixiibacteriota bacterium genome window above contains:
- a CDS encoding DUF92 domain-containing protein codes for the protein GGILSLIIAFFAFRLKALSGSGAVGTVLVGTIVFGFGGILFAVPLIFFFVSSNLLSAIRTARKNSVISILGKSGPRDLKQVLANSAAAAAMVPIYAITGEIFWFFLYLAAVSEAAADTWATELGTLSKHSPISIVTFRKIDPGLSGGVTVLGTLGAMVGAAATVGSGYLTMMLMNQKMNIADMAWPVVMLFGFIGSLSDSFIGGAWQGQYRCSICGKIVERTLHCGRETILHHGYRFIGNDLVNFFGTVSGMLLVGLFLKVLIQF
- a CDS encoding acyl-CoA dehydrogenase family protein, yielding MDFEFNEDQLAVQSLCRDFARKNIAPDIKENDREQKFDPSILKKMAELNILGLCFPEKYGGAGMDYISLGLACEELEYVDTSARVILSVHIGLNSLTLLSWGNQFQKEKYLVPQVKGEKIATFGLTEPNAGSDVVGIQSTAVKKGGKYILNGEKMWISLADVADNFLIFAWSDQEKKRLRDHSGISCFIVERSFSGVSSGPIHGKLGIRAGNTGWIALQDVEVPEENRLGHEGEGFGIAMFCLEQGRYTVAAGSTGLIKACLDASIQYSFTRKTFQAPIAEHQLVKEMIANMEGGYQYARLLWLKAGWLRNKGLRSTRETSLAKWIACQEAEKASADAVQVHGAYGYSDEYPVERFYRNSKGASIYEGTREIHKLMQADYTLGFRVDKPRRCNLPSWPFPENV